A stretch of the Serratia marcescens genome encodes the following:
- a CDS encoding ABC transporter permease, which translates to MFHRLLTLIIKEMQALLRDPQTRAILIMPVILQVLLFPFAATLEVTNATIAVYSEDSGQASVELTQRFAKAKAFQHVLLLRSPQEIKTTIDNQRALLLIRFPAQFSRDIAAGNTAPLQLLLDGRNSNSAQIAANYVQQIVQEYQNELLGNRAKPNNSELVVRNWYNPNLDYKWFVVPSLIAMITTIGVLIVTSLSVAREREQGTLEQLLVSPLTTWQIFIGKAVPALIVASFQASIVLLIGIFLYQIPFAGSLLLFYATMLIYGLSLVGFGLLISSLCATQQQAFIGVFVFMMPAILLSGYVSPVENMPVWLQDLTWVNPIRHFTDITKQIYLKDASFSIIWHSLWPLLVITATTGSAAYALFRRKIA; encoded by the coding sequence ATGTTTCATCGTCTGTTGACGCTCATCATCAAGGAAATGCAGGCGCTGCTGCGCGATCCACAAACCCGCGCCATTTTAATCATGCCGGTGATCCTGCAGGTGCTGTTGTTCCCGTTCGCCGCGACGCTGGAAGTTACCAACGCCACCATCGCGGTCTACAGCGAGGACAGTGGCCAGGCCTCGGTAGAGCTGACCCAGCGCTTCGCCAAAGCCAAGGCCTTTCAACACGTGCTGCTGCTGCGCAGCCCGCAGGAGATAAAGACCACCATCGACAACCAGCGAGCGCTGCTGCTGATCCGCTTCCCGGCGCAGTTCTCGCGCGATATCGCCGCCGGCAACACCGCGCCGCTGCAGCTGCTGCTCGACGGGCGCAACTCCAACAGCGCGCAGATCGCCGCCAACTACGTGCAGCAGATCGTGCAGGAATATCAGAACGAGCTGCTCGGCAACCGCGCCAAACCCAACAACAGCGAGCTGGTGGTGCGCAACTGGTATAACCCGAATCTGGACTACAAATGGTTCGTGGTGCCATCGCTGATCGCCATGATCACCACCATCGGCGTGCTGATCGTCACCTCGCTGTCGGTAGCGCGCGAACGCGAACAGGGCACGCTGGAACAGCTGCTGGTCTCGCCGCTCACCACCTGGCAGATCTTTATCGGCAAGGCGGTGCCGGCGCTGATCGTCGCCAGCTTCCAGGCCAGCATCGTGCTGCTGATCGGCATCTTCCTGTACCAGATCCCGTTTGCCGGATCGCTGCTGCTGTTCTATGCCACCATGCTGATCTACGGGCTGTCGCTGGTCGGTTTCGGCCTGCTGATCTCGTCGCTGTGCGCCACTCAGCAGCAGGCGTTCATCGGCGTGTTCGTGTTCATGATGCCGGCGATCCTGCTCTCGGGTTACGTCTCGCCGGTGGAGAATATGCCGGTGTGGCTGCAGGATCTGACCTGGGTCAACCCGATACGCCACTTCACCGACATCACCAAGCAGATCTACCTGAAGGACGCCAGCTTCAGCATCATCTGGCACAGCCTGTGGCCGCTGCTGGTGATCACCGCCACCACCGGCAGCGCCGCCTACGCGCTATTCCGCCGCAAAATCGCATAA